A window of Rhabdothermincola salaria contains these coding sequences:
- a CDS encoding MaoC family dehydratase — protein sequence MTDPSVTLPPSLRADQVAVDDELPELSVPLSRTFIISAAIASRDYQDVHHDHELAQAKGSADIFTNILTSNGLVGRFVTDWAGPRARLRKVAVRLGVPNYAGDTMVLSGRVTAVEGTCVDVAIRGRNQLGDHVTGTVTVELPGGDQ from the coding sequence ATGACCGACCCGTCCGTCACCCTGCCGCCGTCGCTCCGGGCCGACCAGGTCGCGGTGGACGACGAGCTCCCCGAGCTCTCCGTCCCCCTCAGTCGCACGTTCATCATCAGCGCCGCCATCGCGTCGCGCGACTACCAGGACGTGCACCACGACCACGAGCTGGCCCAGGCCAAGGGCTCGGCCGACATCTTCACCAACATCCTCACCAGCAACGGGTTGGTGGGCCGGTTCGTCACCGACTGGGCCGGCCCGCGAGCCCGCCTGCGCAAGGTCGCCGTGCGTCTGGGTGTCCCCAACTACGCAGGAGACACCATGGTGCTCAGCGGTCGGGTCACCGCCGTCGAGGGCACCTGCGTCGACGTCGCCATCCGGGGACGCAACCAGCTGGGCGACCACGTCACCGGCACTGTCACCGTCGAGCTCCCCGGAGGCGACCAGTGA
- a CDS encoding AMP-binding protein has translation MTTDDVAATTTADLLLQRADEDRPGLLFEDEHYTWAEVVGEGARRAAIALEVRTDGPFHVGVLLDNTPEYLFWIVAGGLSGAAVVGINSTRRGAELAHDVDHTDCQMIVTDRDHLELLDGLDLGLPPERVWLVDSPEYAALLERHGDAEPEQVLQPIDPQQPLLLLFTSGSTGAPKAVVCTQGRFAAIAGRTPGMFGITAEESVCYNAMPMFHGNALMASWAMCLGTGAPWALRRKFSASGFLPDVRRFGATYINYVGRALAYVLATPERPDDADNPLQLAFGTEATDRDMDEFSRRFGCAFFESYGSSEGPISIIKVPGTPRHSLGRPQEGDVAVVDPTTLEECPPARFGPKGELVNHEAIGEIVRRDGEVTFEGYYNNPEASAERLRNGWYWSGDLGYRDEDGWFYFAGRGADWLRVDSENFATTPIERIIARFPGVLVNAVYPVPDSRTGDQVMAAIELVPGTEFSAEAFEAFLTAQEDLGTKWAPRYVRVTDRMPLTGSNKLDKKPLRALRWDGPGTVWWRPAPGDRLREMTDDERAALRVEFAEFGREHLLT, from the coding sequence ATGACCACCGACGACGTCGCCGCGACGACCACTGCGGACCTGCTCTTGCAGCGCGCCGACGAGGACCGGCCCGGCCTGCTGTTCGAGGACGAGCACTACACCTGGGCGGAGGTGGTCGGCGAGGGCGCCCGTCGGGCGGCGATCGCTCTCGAGGTGCGCACCGATGGCCCGTTCCACGTGGGCGTGCTGCTCGACAACACACCCGAGTACCTGTTCTGGATCGTGGCCGGCGGCCTGTCCGGCGCGGCCGTCGTCGGCATCAACTCCACCCGCCGCGGCGCCGAGCTGGCCCACGACGTCGACCACACCGACTGCCAGATGATCGTGACCGACCGCGACCACCTGGAGCTGCTCGACGGGCTCGACCTGGGGCTGCCACCCGAACGGGTCTGGCTGGTCGACTCACCCGAGTACGCCGCCCTGCTCGAGCGCCACGGCGACGCCGAGCCCGAGCAGGTCCTCCAACCGATCGACCCACAGCAGCCGCTCCTGTTGTTGTTCACCTCGGGCTCGACCGGTGCCCCCAAGGCGGTGGTCTGCACCCAGGGCCGCTTCGCCGCCATCGCCGGCCGGACGCCGGGCATGTTCGGCATCACCGCCGAGGAGAGCGTCTGCTACAACGCCATGCCCATGTTCCACGGCAACGCCCTCATGGCCAGCTGGGCCATGTGCCTCGGCACGGGCGCGCCGTGGGCCCTGCGCCGCAAGTTCTCGGCGTCGGGGTTCCTGCCCGACGTCCGCCGGTTCGGGGCGACCTACATCAACTACGTCGGGCGTGCGCTCGCCTACGTGCTGGCCACGCCCGAGCGGCCCGACGACGCCGACAACCCCTTGCAACTGGCCTTCGGAACCGAGGCCACCGACCGCGACATGGACGAGTTCAGCCGCCGGTTCGGCTGTGCGTTCTTCGAGAGCTACGGCTCCAGTGAGGGGCCCATCTCCATCATCAAGGTGCCGGGCACGCCGCGGCACTCCCTCGGCCGCCCCCAGGAGGGCGACGTCGCAGTCGTCGACCCCACGACCCTCGAGGAGTGCCCTCCCGCCCGGTTCGGGCCGAAGGGCGAGCTGGTGAACCACGAGGCCATCGGCGAGATCGTCCGGCGCGACGGCGAGGTCACCTTCGAGGGCTACTACAACAACCCCGAGGCGTCGGCCGAGCGGCTGCGCAACGGTTGGTACTGGAGCGGTGACCTCGGCTACCGCGACGAGGACGGCTGGTTCTACTTCGCCGGCCGGGGCGCCGACTGGTTGCGCGTCGACAGCGAGAACTTCGCCACCACCCCCATCGAGCGCATCATCGCCCGCTTCCCCGGCGTGCTCGTCAACGCCGTGTACCCGGTGCCCGACAGCCGCACCGGCGACCAGGTGATGGCGGCCATCGAGCTGGTGCCCGGCACGGAGTTCTCCGCCGAGGCGTTCGAGGCCTTCCTCACCGCCCAGGAGGACCTCGGCACCAAGTGGGCGCCGCGCTACGTGCGCGTCACCGACCGGATGCCGCTCACCGGCTCGAACAAGCTCGACAAGAAGCCCCTGCGCGCCCTGCGTTGGGACGGCCCCGGGACCGTGTGGTGGCGCCCCGCCCCGGGCGACCGGCTCCGGGAGATGACCGACGACGAGCGGGCCGCGCTCCGCGTCGAGTTCGCCGAGTTCGGCCGCGAGCACCTCCTGACGTGA
- a CDS encoding acyl-CoA dehydrogenase family protein → MDFSFGEEHEAVAQLAAQVFGGEVDLDRLKAAEAEGGRTDHDLWSTLAEAGLIGVGLADDVGGSGGDLICVCRLLEEQGRALAPVPLATTLVASAAIDRLGTPDQRARWLPGVVSGDRPLAVALDQPAGARWEHPQVTATRHGEVWQLDGWLPAVAAAAECRLLVVGAGIDGSPDSGLFLVDPSDPGVTIEAVVTTDRRPHGHVTLASAPAEPLGGLDTGDVTWLAQRLMLALSAVTLGVAEEALRRAAAYTSEREQFGRPLSSFQSTAHRAADAYIDVEAMRATLWQAAWLAEQPDPDPHEVATAVLTARWWAADGGQRVVHAVQHLHGGLGADVDYPVHRYFLWAKQLELTLGTPSSDLARLGEAIATGARATQEARR, encoded by the coding sequence ATGGACTTCTCCTTCGGTGAGGAGCACGAGGCGGTCGCCCAGCTCGCCGCTCAGGTGTTCGGTGGCGAGGTCGACCTCGACCGCCTCAAGGCCGCCGAGGCCGAGGGCGGCCGCACCGACCACGACCTCTGGTCCACCCTCGCCGAGGCGGGCCTCATCGGCGTCGGCCTGGCCGACGACGTCGGGGGCAGCGGCGGCGACCTCATCTGTGTCTGTCGCCTGCTCGAGGAGCAGGGACGAGCGCTGGCGCCGGTCCCGCTGGCCACGACGCTCGTCGCTTCGGCGGCCATCGATCGCCTCGGCACCCCCGACCAGCGGGCGCGGTGGCTGCCGGGCGTCGTCAGCGGGGATCGACCCCTCGCCGTCGCCCTCGACCAGCCGGCCGGGGCCCGATGGGAGCACCCCCAGGTGACCGCCACCCGTCACGGCGAGGTCTGGCAGCTCGACGGCTGGCTCCCCGCCGTGGCCGCGGCCGCCGAGTGCCGCCTGCTGGTGGTGGGTGCCGGCATCGACGGTTCCCCGGACAGCGGGCTCTTCCTCGTCGACCCGTCGGACCCCGGCGTGACCATCGAGGCGGTGGTCACCACCGACCGCCGGCCCCACGGCCACGTCACCCTCGCCTCGGCCCCCGCCGAGCCCCTCGGCGGCCTCGACACCGGCGACGTCACCTGGCTGGCCCAGCGGCTCATGCTGGCGCTGAGCGCGGTCACCCTCGGCGTGGCCGAGGAGGCCCTCCGCCGAGCCGCCGCCTACACCTCCGAGCGAGAGCAGTTCGGCCGGCCGCTGTCGAGCTTCCAGAGCACCGCCCACCGCGCCGCCGACGCCTACATCGACGTCGAGGCCATGCGGGCCACCCTCTGGCAGGCGGCCTGGCTGGCCGAGCAGCCCGATCCCGATCCCCACGAGGTGGCCACCGCCGTGCTGACCGCCCGCTGGTGGGCCGCCGACGGGGGCCAGCGGGTCGTGCACGCCGTGCAGCACCTCCACGGCGGGCTCGGCGCCGACGTCGACTACCCGGTCCACCGCTACTTCCTGTGGGCCAAGCAGCTCGAGCTCACCCTCGGGACCCCGAGCAGCGATCTGGCCCGCCTCGGCGAGGCGATCGCGACCGGGGCCCGAGCCACCCAGGAGGCCCGCCGATGA
- a CDS encoding lipid-transfer protein, which produces MSTLSGTAAIAGIGATEFSKDSGRSELQLACEAVRDALDDAGITPSEVQGLVTYTMETNPEIEVARNLGMGELTLFSRIHYGGGAPAATVHQAAMAVATGVADVVVCYRAFNERSGRRFGAGVQDLGTAPTAEGAQFSWYAPYGLLTPAQWVAMSARRYMHAYGATSEDFGRVAVADRKHAATNPKAWFYEQPITLEDHQNSRWIAEPLHLLDCCQETDGGQALVIVSAERARDLPHPPAVVRAVAQGATTSTQMMTSYYADDITGLPEMGLVARQLWADSGLGPADIQTAIIYDHFTPFVLTQLEEFGFCGRGEAKDFIRDGNIEIGGGLPVNTHGGQLGEAYLHGMNGIAEGVRQVRGTSVNQVDDVDHVLVTGGTGVPTSGLVLGRDH; this is translated from the coding sequence GTGAGCACCTTGAGCGGCACCGCCGCCATCGCCGGCATCGGCGCCACCGAGTTCTCCAAGGACTCCGGACGCAGCGAGCTGCAGCTGGCCTGCGAGGCGGTCCGCGACGCCCTCGACGACGCCGGCATCACCCCCTCGGAGGTCCAAGGCCTCGTCACGTACACGATGGAGACGAACCCCGAGATCGAGGTGGCCCGCAACCTCGGCATGGGTGAGCTCACGCTGTTCAGCCGCATCCACTACGGCGGCGGCGCCCCGGCCGCCACCGTGCACCAGGCGGCGATGGCCGTCGCCACCGGGGTCGCCGACGTCGTGGTCTGCTACCGCGCCTTCAACGAACGGTCGGGCCGGCGCTTCGGCGCCGGCGTCCAGGATCTCGGCACCGCCCCCACCGCCGAGGGCGCCCAGTTCTCCTGGTACGCCCCCTACGGCCTGCTCACCCCCGCACAGTGGGTGGCCATGAGCGCACGGCGCTACATGCACGCCTACGGCGCCACCAGCGAGGACTTCGGGCGGGTGGCGGTCGCCGACCGCAAGCACGCCGCCACCAACCCCAAGGCGTGGTTCTACGAGCAGCCCATCACGCTCGAGGACCACCAGAACAGCCGTTGGATCGCCGAGCCCCTCCACCTGCTCGACTGCTGCCAGGAGACCGACGGCGGCCAGGCGCTCGTGATCGTGAGCGCCGAGCGGGCCCGTGACCTGCCCCATCCCCCCGCCGTCGTGCGAGCGGTGGCACAGGGGGCTACGACCAGCACCCAGATGATGACGTCGTACTACGCCGACGACATCACCGGCCTGCCCGAGATGGGCCTCGTCGCTCGCCAGCTGTGGGCCGACTCCGGGCTCGGCCCCGCCGACATCCAGACCGCGATCATCTACGACCACTTCACCCCGTTCGTGCTCACCCAGCTCGAGGAGTTCGGGTTCTGCGGGAGGGGCGAGGCCAAGGACTTCATCCGCGACGGCAACATCGAGATCGGCGGCGGCCTGCCGGTCAACACCCACGGCGGCCAGCTGGGCGAGGCCTACCTGCACGGCATGAACGGCATCGCCGAAGGGGTGCGCCAGGTGCGCGGCACCTCGGTGAACCAGGTCGACGACGTCGACCACGTGCTGGTGACCGGGGGGACGGGGGTGCCCACCAGCGGGCTCGTCCTCGGTCGCGACCACTGA